Proteins encoded within one genomic window of Tissierellales bacterium:
- a CDS encoding heavy-metal-associated domain-containing protein has product MEKLVKVEGMSCMHCENRVKNALEAIDADILEISADKDLVRVNISSEDELKEVVEAIEDAGYDVV; this is encoded by the coding sequence ATGGAAAAATTGGTGAAAGTAGAAGGTATGAGTTGTATGCACTGCGAGAATCGTGTGAAAAATGCTCTAGAAGCAATAGACGCTGATATATTAGAAATCAGCGCCGATAAGGACTTAGTTAGAGTAAATATTTCTAGCGAAGATGAATTAAAAGAAGTAGTGGAAGCTATAGAAGATGCGGGATATGATGTAGTTTAA